TCAAGAAACCGAAtaggcgtcatccattaatggcgTCGAAAGTTTAGGGGAGGCGGGGGGATCCATAAAAcggaaatgtaaaaattcagTACTCCGAGTTCCTGTCTACTATGGTgtcatccattaatggcgTCGGATAAAATAGGGCATTTTATGACCCCCTCCCCCTTAAAATCGTAAATCGTCGAAATCCAATATCTCCCCCCCCCTAATTTACGAAGATTTCATGTTCATGTTAAATGAGGGGGTTCATGCTAAAAATCTTCGTAAATTAGGGGGGGGATATTGGATTTCGACGATTTACGATTTTAGGGGGGAGGGgggtaaaaaaatgtcacttttatccgacgccgtaaatggatgacGCCATAGTAGACAGGAACTCGGAGTACTTTACTTACTTTTTCACATGTAGCACGAACGAAAACCTTTCATTACTTGGCAAATTCCGGAAACGACATATAGAACAAAAACATGACTTTCCTTTGATTCATCAAAAACGTCGTCCTCCTTTGTTGTCGGAAAACATATCAATTTCGGTTAATTTAACGCTTCTTTTGTGTCGAACGAGGAAAATTCTCTTTGGCAGTAAAAAAGCATTTGCACCCAATTGGTCACAGACctaaaatattatcattattatttcagtAACATCTccttctctctctcgttttctATCTCCTAATCTAATGAAAATGCATCTGtttattataacaattttcattttaaacacACGGACACAGACAAAATATAAAACCAACATTGTTTTTGGTTATTTTACCATATTATACAATGAATTTATCTATCTTTGTTTAACCCGATACACAAAGTCTAAGCTAAACATTTAGCATTTAAATTCTTGTGTACATTGGagcacagagaaaaaaaatacaaatgaacCGAGAATGACTAAATGAATCAGTATTTCaactcatttattattttattactactCCGGTACCTTTTATCCTGTCTGCCGAACGTACATCTGTGTTTGGGTAAGCATTTAACTTTACtctttgtattttataaatacttgCTGCTGTgcaaaaaggcaaaatttaGATGTTGTTGAGGTTGAGAAACTTATAAATTACACAAACACTGCAGttttaagactttttcaatggaaattcGCCTTCTCATTTCAACgcgtttcgaaaaaattaagaattttagttttcgatGTCTTTTTGAGTTATGTGAGTTTTtcataaagcgccatctattgtataaaataaactatttagatttaaaatttgcattgggatttatttatttgttaacaaaatctcataatttgttaacaaataaacaaatttcaatgcaaatttaaatttttgaacagtattttgtattaaattttttttaaaagcgccatctattgtagAAAATTCTAAGATTAAGAATTTAGattcataaaaagttttataatttataattataattttatgatttgctAACAAATcttatgaacaaaatttttaaagtgccATCTAtcggataaaaaataatttttttaaaagcgccatctatcgaacaaaaattatttttttaaaaagtgccATCTGTCGGATAAAGAATAATCAtatttaaagcgccatctatcggataaaaaatatttttttcaaaagtgccATCTAgcggataaaaaataaaacttacaaaatACGCTCAAACCAATTCATataaatgcaaaaagttttatagttttgaattttcctGAATAAGCGGGAAATTGTAACTATATGCTGACAAAATAAATGCTCTTGAATGATGATTATAAAATAAACGGAATTGTTTTTACAGGCACAATCCCGTCGTCGTTTTCCGTATGAGggaaataatatatttatattcatCAAACGTAGAGAGCGAAAAGCAACGAGAGAAAAACTACAGCAGCAGCAGTTGATCTCCCGCATACACTACTTCTgacttataataaaatttatcgaatgaaaaatatttgagcaaTGAATTGGAATAAACATAGAAGTAGTAAAATGCAAAGAGGAAAGTTTTTGTGCCGTCTTCTTCTTATATATtaacattttccaaaaattcaaactacaaaagaggaaaaatcaatatttgaactgtataatgaaaaatttggattcattaattttcggtgcttatttttttttcgttcttttgaaagtttttggcatacttcaaaaagtttatttaaaaaatttgtaatctcGCACGGAATCTGATATAGTTTTGTATACACGTGTTTGGCCTTATGGATGAAATGTTGGTACGGGGAggaattgaaattgatttgaGCAGTCAAATAGAAAACGcaaacaaaactaaaaacacaagaaaagaTACTTTTTGCAAATGACATTTATTGagatgataattaaaaagtttcatttcacAGTTTTCATcccaaaaaagtattttctcTGCTTTGCTCATTTGGAGAAGAAGCAGTGATGGATTTACAGTTTTTGAAGTTATTGGGCcttctttttcgaaatatttgtttgaatgaattaaaattagcttaattttgtaaatttaaagctttggaaaaaattatgctTTAAAAGCTCTTTTAAGAAGCTTAACAAACttcaaagcttaaaaaaataaaaaatttgacaaatttttaacatttggcaaattacaaaaatttgacaaattaaaaaaattaataattaaaaagtttagcaaattaaaaaattgacaaatcataaaattaaaaaattataaaaattttacaaattaaaaaaaatcttacaaataaaaaaaaaattataaaaactttgacaaattttttaaattggacaaattaaaaaaaattgtcaaattaaaaaatttaacaaaaattaaaaaaattttacaaattaaaaaattaaaaaaaattgccaaataaaaaaaaatttttttggcaaattaaaaaaaacataaaaaatttgaaaaattaacaaaatttgacaaactaaaaaattttttttaattaaaaaaaaattgccaaattaaaaaatttaggaaataaaaaaattgacaaattagtaaatttgaaaaattttaaaaattaaaaaaatttataaattagaaaaaatttgacaaattgaaaaaattataaagtctTAATTCAATTCCGTCTCTGTATCAGATGAATATAATATTCCccaaaaagtttcttctttgTCGTATTTGTGATCGTACGTTGTAGGTATGTAggaataattaaaacatttatttctttgaaaaatttataagttttcTCCATTCCAGAACGAGAGAAAGGGAAAGATTTTCAGGAGAAACAGAGGAAAAGTTGACAAACGGAAGGTagttattatgatgatgatgattatttgaatagttttgtctctcaaaatctttaattagAGGAGTTATaatctatttaattaatttttgtttgataaagtTTAGTTTCGTGTGAATTTCatgcaaaactttttcaaggCTCTCGctcaatttttgtgtcatgtcaatttttcaacaGCAACAaagtttcaactttaaaattaaaaattgatctaaCTCTCGTTTCAATCAAAAGCATTAAATAATTGAGTGATACTCTTTGCCAtactcgcacacacacacaaaacaattGATTTTTGCATGCATGACTAACTCAAACTAATTTTAGAATTGTACCTTTGATCATATATGGATGTTAGTTTTTGTTCTATTCACGATATTGTTCTTTTACTGTGCAAGGTCGCGTTCGCGGCGTCATCATTTTTAGACACGAATTAGGGTTTACGGCGGTATTTTTAGTCAAAGTTCGGCAGAGACACGTGCCgcctcgtaaaaaaatatttttattagatgtTCGCCGGTgacaacgataaaaaaaaaacgaagaaggtAATAAGCTTTTCTATAAATGTCAAAACGATAAGAAAATGCGTCACTATCAACGTATTTATAATGTTTTATCCGCTATAATAAATCAGTCGACGCGGAAAAGTTGTACAAGGAAAAGTTAAGAGACaaaagtggattttttttaaaagaagtaattagaagtaattttttttttcgtaatttttattgatttttttttataattttgaaaataaaaattaataaaataagaaaaatattaaaaaatggttgagaagatgttaaaaaatttagcaaattaaaaaaaaattgataaattaaaaaaaatttgagaaaaatttttgaatatttaaatttaaatagtttaaaaaaaatctttcaaaaataaaaaaaaaaaataaaaagtaaaattaaataataaaaactaaattattaaaaataattaaattattaaaaaaaattaaatattaaaaattaattcaaaaaattaattttatatgaattgtaaattaaattaatttttaatcaattattttattttaaaaaataatataaaaaatttttagaattaagtctttaaaaattctaaaaaatttttaaaaaagttgaaaaagtaagattttataataaaaaaattattaaaaaatatttaaattattaaaaaatattaaaattttaaaaaatattaaagatttataaaaaaaaataatttgataagaataatgaactaaattaattttttaaaaattaattatttttaatttaaaaacatcaataaaaaatatttaaaattttgaagttgatgcaaaaattaaaattaaaaattaattttatatgaattgataaattaaatttatttttaatgaatttattttatttaaaaaaaatatatagaaaatttttaaaataaagtctttgaaaaattaaaaaaaaaattcaaaaaaattgaaaaagtaaaatttaacaataaaaaaataataataaaattattaaaaaaaattataaaaaatattataaaaaaaatatttaaattaaaaaaaaaacaatttaataaaaataatgaattaaattaatttttaaaaattaattaattttttaaaaattaaaataaaaaaagatcaataaaaaaatataaaatattgaagttggtgcaaaaatttgaaattcaaaatataaaaaaaaaactgaaatagacgctttgatataaaaatctgctaaaaaatattttttttttgttttgttaaataattttttttttattaaaaggaaTTTGACGACTCATTGACttctacttaaaaaaatatttctgtatAATACATGCATATATTATTACTCATTCAAAGTAACAAAGggcataacaaattttttatttaactcaaatctattaattttttctattacttttcaaacaatttttgtcaaaaaaagttcattgaactccaaaaatttacatgccttgaaaaaaataaagaaacaggagtcattaatcaaaatttgactgtctttAGAAATTTCGCGGTTCTTTTTTGTCAAACATTTAATAACATTAGGGGTGAacagaaatttaattctaaactTTTAATGACCTTGAACTACTGCATTTCTTATCAGTTTGTGCAGTTTCGctaatatttgttaatttttatcgatacTTGATGATTAGTCAAcgaatgataaatatttgtaaaaaatttttaatggtatTTGTTAAGTGCATGTGTTTGTATGGGTTTCTGTCTATACAACTACAAACATACGttgaatagaaatttgtttgcgttaaaaaaaaaatcatcgagtgtcgtcatcgtcgtagCATAACAGTTTGTACAAGCAAAGCGAGCAGACTACAAGACAGAAGCAGGCAGTGTTAGAAccttttacttttatattatagtttttttcctctttcgcATTGTTAAATCACCATTGTTTATCGCGTTGTTATAGAAAtgttatttcaataaaaataactgacgTTTCTTTCGCGCGTtcacgaacttttttttcgctgtatttgtttgttattatcATTGTAGGTGAGGCGGTGTTTAATGTTGCGTTGCTGTTGCAGTCCCTTTTCATGTGAGCACACAAATCAATTCTAAATGGATAATACGGTAGTTGAAATTTCTACATTTTCCGAGATGGATGCATGTTTTACTGCATTCGACAAAGATGGGTAAGCAATTAtgtaataaatcatttttttcctcatttttcacgagcaattaaaataataataacgataataatttaaaaaaaataaaaaatcgtagaaaagtttttccataAAGCAGCAACAGCACgaattatgaatgaaatagtaaaaagttaaaaatttgttttttttttcagcgacGATCGTCTTTCGCTTGCGGAGTTCTCGTTAATCTGTCGTGCCTTATTCCGCAATGACAAGGGGCAGATTTATGCCGTTGCTCCCGAAAGGCTCGAGCAAATGTTTGCtgttttcgacaaaaatgaGGATGGTTATATTGATCGTGACGAGTTTCAATTTTGTTGGAATAACTGGATTAAAACCGTAAATatcgatatttatttaaaaattatttaaattttgttaattttttggattttttttttgtagattgtGAGACCTGTTAGCGCTTTTTTGGTTGTCGACGTGCAAAATGATTTTATCAGTGGTTCGTTGAATATCAGTAATTGTAGTGCACAACAAAATGGATATGAGGTAagtgatttattttcatttttttttaaattcaaagttttaaaataatttttaaaaataattaaattttttgaagaatatttgctctttaatttaattaacttttaaaaattaatttaattcattttttatttatttttcatattttttttaataattttattattattaaattttactttttcaattttaaaaaaaaaatttttttttagaatttttcaaacactttattctaaaaattttttatataattatttttaaataaaaaaaattgattaaaaataaatttaattgattaattcattttaaataatgtttttaatgaatttttaatattcaaatatttttttaataattatatttttttttaatttttgaatttcaacaaaaaaaattaaaatatattttaatttaattaattaaattaaataaaattaaatttaaattattttcgattatttttaaatactgacatcaaaataaatttttttaaataaaaaaaaaattaaatttattaaaaaataataatttttaaaaatattttaaatagttgctaaaaaattgtattaaaaaaattattttaattcattaaaaaatttatatatttttttatattaattaatcaaaaacttaaatcaaaattaaaataattttaaaaagtttatattaatacttttttttaatttaatattctttaaatcaaattttttctgatttattaaaatatttatttaattttttttatattattaaatcagaaaataaaattaataggtacataaaaaattttatattaaattaaacttaatattttttttttacttcaatataaattaaatttattaattatttaaaaattttattcaattatttaaactacaaaattaaaaaaaaaatattttttttattttaattgatttaattttaaaatttttatttttaaaattttaaaaaattattcaaaatttttaaaaactatttaaatttttttttttaatttttataatttttttttctttaaaaataattttttaacataattttctttcacagGTCGTTGAACCAATCAATAAATTACTCGACACTGTGGTTTTTGATGCTGTCTTTTATTCGCTCGATTGGCATCCAAGCGATCATGTATCCTTTATTGATAACATCAAGCAACGTTCGATACATCCGACATCTCCCGTGACGGCAGATAATGCACAAGTTTACGATACTGTAATATTTTCCGGGCCTCCGCCGATGAAACAAAGGTAACattaaatttctcaagaattttttttttcatttatttttttttatgttcagaTTATGGCCTCGACATTGCGTTCAAGACTCATGGGGATCTGAGTTGCACAAGGATTTgaaggtaataaaaattatttttagaaaattttaattttaaagatttttttttgtagattgtTGAAAATGGCGTGAAAATCTACAAAGGCACGAATCCAGAAGTCGATTCATATTCCGTATTTTGGGACAACAAGAAGTTGAGTGACACGCAGTTGATTGTTCAATTACGAGCAAAGGGCGTTACTGATGTCTATACTTGCGGCCTTGCATATGATGTTTGTgttggtaagaattttttttcattaattcttaaaaaaattaaattttaatgaatttcgttaaaaaaaggcGCAACAACGTTGGATTCCCTCGCATCCGGTTACCGTACCTGCTTAATTGAGGATGCATGTCGCGGCGTTGACTTGGTCGATATCGACAAAACGCGTCAGGCAATTATCGATGATCATGGCGTCATTATTGACTCGAGCGAGGTAAAAGCGATGGTCGAAGGGCGTGACCGAAGGCCCGAATTGGGATTCAAATTAGCGCTGGAGTTGAAACAAAATGAAGCTGAAATGACAAAACGACGAGATCGTCGTCAAATTTAAGAcgctaaaatgaaaaaaaagattgcTTGCCttttatgagtaaaaaaaatacttcttttATCGAAGTCGTTCCTGTTATGAGACATTTTTCTAGAATTTAAACCCGATATataggaatatttttttagaaaaatatatttagtgaTAGGAATTTTGATGCttcttatcgaaaaaaaaatcatctctcATAACTTTAGGTAGCTTTCTTGTCTATAAATGGATGTATGGGGTagacaaaaatatatcaaaaatcaatcggtcatattttttaatttttttacatttaaaaaaaataattttttgctttggaaGTTTTGGTCTGTAGTCGAAAATAATCGTGCagggattttttgaaaaaaaaaaatttttttttttaaattattttaattaaaatttataccttaattcaatgaataaatttagataaaatttagaaaaaaatataataaattttttagggccagaaattaataaattttcttaaaaaaagactttttgaCATAATAACAagtattttggattttttttaattatttaattaaattaaatgaattatttaattcaatttaaattcaatgaaattgattattttatcaaacaaaaataaattaaaataattattttaaaacctaaaactaatattttactaaatattttaaatacattaattttaggatgaaaaataattattttgatttatttttcttgattaaataattaatttcattgaatttaaataaaataaaataatttatttaaattaataaaataattaaaaaattgccaaaagaCACAATTAATGgtct
The sequence above is drawn from the Culicoides brevitarsis isolate CSIRO-B50_1 chromosome 1, AGI_CSIRO_Cbre_v1, whole genome shotgun sequence genome and encodes:
- the LOC134836419 gene encoding nicotinamidase isoform X1, which translates into the protein MDNTVVEISTFSEMDACFTAFDKDGDDRLSLAEFSLICRALFRNDKGQIYAVAPERLEQMFAVFDKNEDGYIDRDEFQFCWNNWIKTIVRPVSAFLVVDVQNDFISGSLNISNCSAQQNGYEVVEPINKLLDTVVFDAVFYSLDWHPSDHVSFIDNIKQRSIHPTSPVTADNAQVYDTVIFSGPPPMKQRLWPRHCVQDSWGSELHKDLKIVENGVKIYKGTNPEVDSYSVFWDNKKLSDTQLIVQLRAKGVTDVYTCGLAYDVCVGATTLDSLASGYRTCLIEDACRGVDLVDIDKTRQAIIDDHGVIIDSSEVKAMVEGRDRRPELGFKLALELKQNEAEMTKRRDRRQI
- the LOC134836419 gene encoding nicotinamidase isoform X2, with the translated sequence MDNTVVEISTFSEMDACFTAFDKDGDDRLSLAEFSLICRALFRNDKGQIYAVAPERLEQMFAVFDKNEDGYIDRDEFQFCWNNWIKTIVRPVSAFLVVDVQNDFISGSLNISNCSAQQNGYEVVEPINKLLDTVVFDAVFYSLDWHPSDHVSFIDNIKQRSIHPTSPVTADNAQVYDTVIFSGPPPMKQRLWPRHCVQDSWGSELHKDLKIVENGVKIYKGTNPEVDSYSVFWDNKKLSDTQLIVQLRAKGVTDVYTCGLAYDVCVGATTLDSLASGYRTCLIEDACRGVDLVDIDKTRQAIIDDHGVIIDSSEFDASLHV